Proteins found in one Labrenzia sp. VG12 genomic segment:
- a CDS encoding beta-galactosidase, with the protein MKRTLGTCYYPEHWPEEMWEADARRMAETGLTWVRIGEFAWSRLEPAPGDLQFDWLDRAIDTLGQAGLKVVLGTPTATPPRWMIDRHPDMVAVDANGHPRKFGSRRHYCFSHEGFREESDRIVRLIAERYGRNPHVAAWQTDNEYGCHDTVISYSGAARRGFRIWLQNRYGSIEALNRAWGNVFWSMDYASFDEIDLPNLTVTEPNPSHTLAFRRFSSDQVAVFNKRQVDIIRAHSDAPISHNYMGRITEFDHFKVGDDLEIATWDSYPLGFLEDRVGADAGHQRTYMRQGDPDFQAFHHDLYRAVGKGRWWVMEQQPGPVNWAPYNPAPLPGMMRLWAWEAYAHGAEAVCYFRWRQAPFAQEQMHAGMLRPDNADAPALIEARKVADELRKAPDVSAPQAPVALLFDYDADFAWATQPHGAGLSYFQCVFDTYKALRKLGLSVDILRGETRDFTGYKIVAAPGLIYMPQDLKQALAEADADVVLGPRSAARNADMVIPVPLPPDMPGLELAVSRVESLRPDMPMPLKGGGAFVGYREELETAAETILELETGEPAVIRQENLTYVGGWGDEHALKRIYEQLCEEAGIGTTELSGGVRCRDTDDLRIWVNYGADAAETPAGRIEAAGVLFEPK; encoded by the coding sequence ATGAAACGCACCCTTGGCACCTGTTACTATCCGGAGCACTGGCCGGAAGAGATGTGGGAGGCGGATGCCCGCCGCATGGCAGAAACCGGCCTGACCTGGGTCAGGATCGGCGAGTTTGCCTGGTCACGGCTTGAACCGGCTCCGGGCGATCTGCAATTCGACTGGCTGGATCGTGCCATCGACACGCTCGGCCAGGCGGGTCTGAAGGTCGTGCTCGGCACACCGACGGCAACACCGCCGCGCTGGATGATCGACAGACATCCCGACATGGTCGCCGTCGACGCCAATGGTCACCCGCGCAAGTTCGGCTCCCGCAGACATTACTGCTTTTCCCACGAGGGCTTTCGGGAAGAGAGTGACCGGATCGTCCGGTTGATCGCCGAGCGCTATGGCAGGAACCCGCATGTGGCGGCCTGGCAGACAGACAATGAATATGGTTGCCACGACACGGTCATCTCCTATTCAGGAGCAGCCCGCCGGGGCTTCCGGATCTGGCTCCAGAACCGATACGGTTCGATAGAGGCCCTCAACCGCGCCTGGGGCAATGTGTTCTGGTCGATGGACTACGCGTCCTTTGACGAGATCGATCTGCCCAACCTGACGGTGACCGAACCGAACCCGTCGCACACGCTTGCGTTTCGGCGGTTTTCCTCCGATCAGGTCGCCGTCTTCAACAAGCGCCAGGTCGACATCATCCGGGCGCATTCAGATGCCCCGATCAGCCACAACTACATGGGCCGGATCACCGAATTCGATCATTTCAAGGTCGGTGATGATCTCGAAATCGCCACCTGGGACAGCTATCCGCTCGGCTTTCTGGAAGACCGGGTCGGCGCCGATGCCGGTCATCAACGGACCTATATGCGCCAGGGCGATCCGGATTTTCAGGCCTTCCACCACGATCTTTACCGCGCCGTCGGCAAAGGCCGCTGGTGGGTGATGGAACAGCAGCCAGGCCCGGTCAACTGGGCCCCATACAATCCGGCTCCCCTGCCCGGCATGATGCGGCTCTGGGCCTGGGAGGCCTATGCCCACGGTGCCGAGGCGGTCTGCTATTTCCGTTGGCGCCAGGCTCCCTTTGCCCAGGAACAGATGCATGCCGGCATGCTGCGGCCGGACAATGCCGATGCGCCCGCGCTGATCGAGGCCCGGAAGGTGGCAGATGAACTGCGCAAGGCCCCGGACGTTTCCGCGCCGCAGGCACCCGTTGCCCTTCTCTTCGATTATGACGCCGATTTTGCCTGGGCGACCCAGCCGCATGGGGCAGGCCTCTCCTATTTCCAATGTGTCTTCGACACATACAAGGCGCTGCGCAAACTCGGTCTTTCCGTGGATATCCTGCGCGGTGAGACCCGGGACTTCACTGGCTACAAGATCGTGGCCGCCCCCGGCCTGATCTACATGCCCCAGGACCTGAAACAGGCTCTGGCGGAAGCCGATGCGGACGTCGTGCTGGGCCCGCGTTCCGCCGCCCGCAATGCCGATATGGTCATTCCCGTTCCATTGCCACCCGACATGCCCGGCCTGGAGCTCGCCGTGTCGCGCGTGGAAAGCCTGCGCCCGGATATGCCGATGCCGCTGAAAGGCGGAGGGGCTTTTGTCGGCTATCGCGAGGAGCTGGAAACCGCCGCAGAAACAATTCTGGAACTGGAAACCGGTGAGCCGGCCGTTATCCGTCAGGAGAACCTGACCTATGTCGGCGGCTGGGGTGATGAACATGCCCTCAAGCGGATCTATGAACAACTCTGCGAGGAAGCCGGTATCGGAACCACTGAACTTTCGGGTGGTGTTCGTTGCCGCGATACAGACGATCTCAGGATCTGGGTCAATTATGGCGCCGACGCTGCCGAGACACCCGCAGGTAGAATTGAGGCGGCTGGTGTCTTGTTTGAGCCGAAATAA
- a CDS encoding monovalent cation:proton antiporter-2 (CPA2) family protein, producing the protein MELLSAAFVYLCAAVIAVPIANRLGLGSVLGYLIAGVVIGPVIGLVGSETTDVQHFAEFGVVMMLFLVGLELKPAMLWKMRQQLIGLGGLQVVGTTAVLAGFGIAFGLAWQSALALGMILALSSTAIVLQTLNEKGWLKTQGGQSSFSVLLTQDIAVIPMLAVLPLLALGGSHGADSHGDGHGGGHGGEALASLPGWVQMLVILAVIAAIIIAGRHLLRPIFRFIAEARLREIFTATALLLVIGIALLMDFVGLSPALGTFLAGVVLSDSDYRHELEADIEPFKGLLLGLFFLTVGAGIDFNLLFGAPLVIVGLALGLMAVKFAVLFGLGMLFKLQGADRWLFALGLAQAGEFAFVLFGIASGSGVFERDLLQTMTLVVAISMLLTPALFIFYEKVVAPRAVASSDREPDAIDSRGRVVVAGMGRYGQIVSRMLMTSGYDVVILDHDPQTIDNLHRIGIRTFYGDATRPDLLHGTGLDDADVFIAAVDDRDKQTLMVEHVAKTYPKVKILARARDRHHVYELENAGAHYAEREVFEGALSLGRQALVELGRHPYRARSKAQEFRHHDLAMLDDLRTNYNDGGVDKSYIDAMRAHSETMFEIMRADRGEDRHERTERGWNPPPKGDATL; encoded by the coding sequence ATGGAGCTTTTGAGCGCAGCCTTCGTCTATCTCTGTGCCGCGGTGATCGCGGTGCCGATTGCCAATCGCCTCGGCCTCGGCTCGGTTCTGGGCTACCTGATTGCCGGTGTGGTGATCGGGCCTGTTATTGGCCTGGTCGGATCCGAAACAACGGATGTGCAGCATTTCGCCGAATTCGGTGTGGTGATGATGCTGTTCCTGGTCGGGCTGGAATTGAAGCCGGCCATGCTCTGGAAAATGCGTCAGCAACTGATCGGGCTCGGCGGCCTGCAGGTGGTCGGCACGACGGCAGTGCTGGCCGGGTTCGGCATCGCCTTCGGTCTGGCCTGGCAGAGCGCGCTGGCGCTTGGCATGATCCTGGCGCTTTCCTCCACTGCCATCGTGCTGCAGACGCTGAACGAGAAGGGCTGGCTGAAGACGCAAGGCGGGCAGAGCTCCTTCTCCGTCCTGCTGACGCAGGACATTGCCGTGATCCCGATGCTGGCGGTGCTGCCGCTGTTGGCGCTCGGTGGCAGTCACGGGGCGGACAGCCACGGCGATGGCCACGGAGGAGGTCATGGCGGCGAAGCGCTGGCCTCCCTGCCTGGCTGGGTCCAGATGCTGGTCATCCTGGCGGTGATTGCCGCAATCATCATTGCCGGCCGCCATCTGTTGCGCCCGATCTTCCGATTCATCGCCGAAGCACGGCTGCGGGAAATCTTCACCGCGACGGCTCTGTTGCTGGTGATCGGCATTGCCCTCCTGATGGATTTTGTCGGCCTGTCGCCCGCGCTCGGCACCTTTCTGGCTGGTGTTGTCCTGTCGGACAGCGACTACCGGCACGAGCTGGAAGCCGATATCGAGCCTTTCAAGGGACTACTGCTCGGCCTGTTCTTCCTGACCGTCGGGGCCGGTATCGATTTCAACCTGCTCTTCGGTGCGCCGCTTGTCATCGTCGGTCTGGCCCTTGGCCTGATGGCTGTGAAATTCGCGGTGCTTTTCGGGCTCGGCATGCTGTTCAAGCTGCAGGGGGCGGACCGCTGGCTGTTTGCGCTGGGTCTGGCGCAGGCCGGTGAATTCGCCTTTGTCCTCTTCGGCATTGCCTCTGGCAGTGGCGTTTTCGAACGGGATCTGCTCCAGACCATGACGCTGGTCGTGGCGATATCGATGCTGCTGACACCGGCGCTCTTCATCTTCTACGAAAAGGTCGTTGCACCGCGAGCGGTGGCCTCGTCCGACCGCGAGCCTGACGCGATCGACAGCCGCGGGCGTGTCGTTGTTGCGGGCATGGGCCGCTATGGCCAGATCGTCTCGCGCATGCTCATGACCAGCGGCTATGACGTGGTCATTCTGGACCACGATCCGCAGACCATTGATAACCTGCACCGCATCGGCATCCGCACCTTCTATGGCGATGCCACGCGGCCGGACCTGCTGCATGGAACCGGTCTCGACGATGCGGATGTTTTCATCGCGGCCGTCGACGACCGGGACAAGCAGACGCTGATGGTCGAGCATGTCGCCAAGACCTATCCGAAGGTGAAGATCCTGGCGCGCGCCCGCGACCGGCACCATGTCTATGAGCTGGAGAATGCCGGTGCACATTATGCCGAGCGCGAGGTGTTCGAAGGGGCGCTGTCTCTCGGACGGCAAGCGCTCGTTGAACTCGGCCGCCATCCTTATAGGGCGCGCAGCAAGGCGCAGGAGTTCCGGCATCACGATCTCGCGATGCTCGACGATCTGCGCACGAACTACAATGACGGCGGTGTCGACAAGTCCTATATCGACGCGATGCGCGCCCATTCCGAGACGATGTTCGAAATCATGCGGGCGGATCGCGGCGAGGACCGGCATGAACGGACGGAGCGGGGCTGGAACCCGCCACCCAAAGGCGATGCGACGCTCTGA
- a CDS encoding DsbA family oxidoreductase — translation MTETTDQSLDDVLQIDIVSDVVCPWCIVGFKQLEQAIADTGISAAIKWHPFELNPDMADEGENLREHIMRKYGSTAEQSAAARDRLTAVGADLGFEFRFTDDMRMVNTFKAHQLIHWAGPDGKEHPLKMALFEAYFKDRKDLNDDAVLADVAATVGLDRAEALKVLEDGRFADTVRQEEAFWTGNGIQGVPAVIFERRHLITGAQGADNYASIIRQLVDGEAA, via the coding sequence ATGACTGAGACGACCGACCAATCCCTCGATGATGTCCTGCAGATCGACATCGTTTCCGATGTGGTCTGCCCCTGGTGCATTGTCGGTTTCAAGCAGCTTGAACAGGCCATTGCAGACACCGGCATTTCGGCGGCGATCAAGTGGCACCCGTTCGAGCTCAATCCGGACATGGCGGACGAGGGCGAGAACCTTCGAGAGCATATCATGCGCAAATACGGGTCCACCGCAGAGCAATCCGCGGCCGCCCGTGACCGTCTGACTGCGGTGGGTGCGGATCTCGGGTTCGAGTTCCGCTTTACCGATGACATGCGCATGGTCAACACGTTCAAGGCGCATCAGCTGATCCACTGGGCCGGACCAGACGGCAAGGAACACCCGCTGAAGATGGCGCTGTTCGAGGCCTATTTCAAAGATCGCAAGGATCTGAATGATGATGCCGTCCTGGCCGACGTCGCTGCGACGGTCGGGCTTGACCGGGCTGAAGCGCTCAAGGTGCTGGAGGATGGGCGCTTCGCCGACACCGTCCGCCAGGAAGAAGCCTTCTGGACCGGAAACGGCATTCAGGGTGTTCCGGCTGTCATTTTCGAACGGCGGCACCTGATCACCGGGGCGCAGGGCGCTGACAATTATGCGTCGATTATCCGACAGCTGGTGGACGGCGAGGCGGCATAG
- a CDS encoding NAD(P)H-dependent oxidoreductase: MAKVLVLFAHPRPDRSEVNLPLFQTAQSVQGVTAKDLYAEYPDFGIDVDREQALLVAHDVIVFQHPLYWYSTPSILKEWQDLVLEHGFAYGLHGKALRGKTLFNALTTGAKPEAYSADGMNHADLRSLLAPFEKTADLCGMRYLAPFVMFGAGRADEENRLNIHRNAYDDLLKALVADRFDLEKASSAAVLTDVLDDFILKGEAV, encoded by the coding sequence TTGGCCAAAGTTCTTGTTCTATTTGCCCACCCGCGACCTGACCGGTCCGAGGTGAATCTGCCGCTCTTTCAGACCGCGCAATCCGTGCAGGGCGTGACTGCGAAGGATCTTTATGCCGAATATCCGGATTTCGGCATCGACGTCGACAGGGAACAGGCCCTGCTGGTCGCGCATGACGTGATTGTCTTTCAGCATCCGCTCTACTGGTATTCGACCCCGTCCATCCTCAAGGAGTGGCAGGACCTGGTTCTGGAACACGGATTTGCCTATGGGCTGCACGGCAAGGCGCTGCGCGGCAAGACCCTGTTCAACGCGTTGACGACCGGTGCCAAGCCGGAGGCCTATTCCGCTGATGGCATGAACCATGCGGATCTGCGCAGCCTGCTGGCCCCGTTTGAAAAGACGGCGGACCTGTGCGGCATGCGCTACCTGGCGCCCTTCGTGATGTTTGGCGCAGGCCGGGCGGACGAGGAGAACCGGCTGAACATTCACCGCAATGCCTATGACGATCTCCTGAAAGCCCTGGTGGCGGACCGGTTCGATCTGGAAAAAGCGTCCAGCGCAGCCGTCCTGACGGACGTGCTCGATGACTTCATTCTGAAAGGGGAGGCTGTCTGA
- a CDS encoding SMP-30/gluconolactonase/LRE family protein — MTRVFDDRRCTLGEGPLWHPERQQMFWFDILNRQLLSREGDTPLVWQFDEYVSAAGWVNRSELMIASQSKLFLFNLDTGASEKLCDLEADNPVTRSNDGRADPKGGFWIGTMGINAEKGAGAIYRFQHGQLHKLFGDITISNAICFAPDGETAYFADTETQVIQKVALDDAGWPTGSPEPFVDLSAENLNPDGAVVDADGCLWNAQWGASRVARYTPDGRFVDAVSLPGKQATCPAFGGSDLTSLFSTTAADGLSGEEEGRTYVAEVGAKGQNEHRVAL, encoded by the coding sequence ATGACCAGGGTATTTGATGACCGCCGGTGCACTCTTGGCGAGGGACCGCTTTGGCATCCCGAGCGCCAACAGATGTTCTGGTTCGACATTTTGAACCGGCAATTGCTGTCCCGTGAGGGTGACACACCGCTGGTCTGGCAGTTCGACGAATATGTGTCGGCCGCAGGCTGGGTGAACCGGTCCGAATTGATGATTGCCAGCCAAAGCAAGCTGTTCCTGTTCAATCTCGACACGGGTGCTTCGGAAAAGCTCTGCGACCTGGAAGCCGACAACCCGGTCACCCGATCAAATGATGGCCGGGCGGATCCGAAAGGGGGCTTCTGGATCGGCACCATGGGCATCAACGCCGAAAAGGGCGCCGGCGCGATCTACCGCTTCCAGCACGGCCAGCTCCACAAGCTGTTTGGAGACATCACCATTTCCAACGCCATCTGCTTTGCCCCGGACGGTGAGACCGCCTATTTCGCCGATACGGAAACGCAGGTCATCCAGAAGGTCGCGCTTGACGATGCCGGCTGGCCGACAGGCAGCCCCGAACCTTTCGTGGATCTGAGCGCAGAGAATCTCAATCCGGATGGGGCCGTTGTCGACGCAGACGGGTGTCTCTGGAACGCCCAGTGGGGTGCGAGCCGGGTCGCCCGCTACACCCCCGACGGCCGCTTTGTCGATGCCGTTTCCTTGCCGGGCAAACAGGCGACCTGCCCAGCCTTTGGCGGAAGTGACCTAACGTCGCTCTTTTCCACGACGGCCGCCGACGGCCTTTCCGGGGAGGAGGAAGGCAGGACCTATGTCGCAGAAGTCGGCGCCAAGGGCCAGAACGAGCACCGTGTGGCGCTTTAG